A genomic window from Hypomesus transpacificus isolate Combined female chromosome 15, fHypTra1, whole genome shotgun sequence includes:
- the sarm1 gene encoding NAD(+) hydrolase SARM1 isoform X1 — protein sequence MLISLTVFLWRLYRHLFMFSSERLSVPEYVSRLQTRRSGTSDPKAVSPGIHADVQAVLDSSLPSLRSAIKTLKSAKDTSDLDETRRAIAEIYQLVEEAWVLPTVGRQVAEDMCNRIRLDGGLELLLQLLLTPAVEITYESAKLLEQILVSENRDYVARMGLGVILNLTREQKDAQLARSVSGILEHMFKHTEETSVQLIANGGLDALLFWCRGTDPTVLRHCAVALANCAMYGGHRCQRLMIEKQAAEWLFPLAFSKEDELIRFHSCLAVAVLAANREIEKEVVKSGTLELVEPFIASLDPDEFARSLLDSEHSMQGRTAADLQQLLPLLDGTRLEGKCIAAFYLCVETSIKSRQRNTKIFQEIGAVQSLKRIVMYSSNGTACALAKRALSAMDEDVPRRILSSVPNWKSGEVQTWLQQVGFSAYSDRFQELQVDGDLLLNITDQDLSADLGMTTGLTRKRFLRDLRVLKTYANYSTCDPNNMADWLAEVDPRFRQYTYGLVQSGVDRNSLLHLTDQQLSSDCHIENGVHRARILATMHQPFKPCLTDAQPPGPDVFISYRRTTGSQLASLLKVHLQVRGFSVFIDVEKLEAGKFEDKLIQSVQRARNFILVLSANALDKCIGDTGMKDWVHKEIVTALGGKKNIVPVTDNFVWPDPNCLPEDMRTILNFNGIKWSHEYQEATIEKILRFLKGNTNQNQIDCPESSKGSKQK from the exons ATGCTCATATCCCTAACCGTTTTCCTTTGGAGGCTCTATCGACATTTATTCATGTTCAGCTCCGAAAGACTCTCAGTTCCGGAGTATGTCAGCCGTCTGCAGACCCGGAGGTCTGGCACCTCGGACCCAAAAGCGGTCTCGCCAGGTATCCATGCAGACGTCCAGGCGGTATTGGATTCTTCTCTCCCATCGCTGCGCTCCGCTATTAAAACATTAAAATCTGCCAAAGATACCTCGGATTTGGACGAGACCCGCAGGGCGATAGCAGAGATATACCAATTAGTGGAGGAGGCCTGGGTTTTACCTACAGTGGGCCGTCAGGTGGCTGAGGACATGTGCAACCGAATAAGGCTAGATGGAGGACTGGAGTTGCTCTTGCAGCTTCTCCTGACACCTGCTGTGGAAATCACCTACGAGTCTGCCAAGCTACTGGAGCAGATCCTGGTGTCTGAGAACAG AGATTATGTGGCAAGAATGGGCCTTGGGGTCATTCTCAACCTGACACGAGAACAGAAGGATGCTCAGCTCGCTCGCAGTGTGTCCGGGATCCTTGAGCACATGTTCAAACACACGGAGGAGACGTCAGTTCAGCTCATCGCCAACGGTGGTCTGGACGCACTTCTGTTCTGGTGCCGAGGCACTGACCCCACTGTGCTTCGCCACTGCGCCGTGGCCCTCGCCAACTGTGCCATGTACGGCGGCCACCGCTGCCAGCGGTTGATGATAGAGAAACAGGCTGCGGAGTGGCTTTTCCCTTTAGCCTTTTCCAAAGAGGATGAGCTTATTCGTTTCCATTCGTGCTTGGCCGTCGCCGTGCTAGCAGCTAACCGGGAAATTGAGAAAGAGGTTGTTAAGTCTGGGACTTTGGAGTTGGTGGAGCCGTTTATCGCATCGTTGGACCCGGATGAGTTTGCCCGCAGCTTGCTGGACAGCGAGCACAGCATGCAGGGACGCACCGCGGCAGACCTGCAGCAGCTCCTGCCCCTGCTGGATGGGACCAGGCTGGAGGGGAAGTGCATAGCTGCCTTCTATCTGTGTGTCGAGACCAGCATCAAGTCACGCCAGCGCAACACCAAG atatTCCAGGAGATTGGTGCGGTCCAGAGCCTGAAGAGGATTGTCATGTATTCTAGTAACGGGACAGCCTGTGCCCTGGCCAAGCGGGCCCTGTCTGCGATGGATGAGGATGTGCCGAGGCGTATCCTGTCATCCGTTCCTAACTGGAAGAGTGGGGAGGTGCAAACCTGGCTCCAGCAAGTTGGCTTTAGTGCCTATAGTGACCGCTTCCAG GAGCTACAAGTGGATGGAGACCTATTGTTGAATATCACAGACCAGGATCTGAGTGCTGACTTGGGCATGACCACAGGACTCACACGCAAGAG GTTCCTCAGAGACTTGCGCGTGCTGAAGACCTACGCCAACTACTCCACATGTGACCCCAACAACATGGCCGACTGGCTTGCGGAAGTGGACCCACGCTTCCGCCAGTACACCTACGGCCTGGTGCAGTCGGGCGTTGACCGCaacagcctcctccacctcaccgACCAGCAGCTCTCTTCTGACTGTCACATAGAGAACGGTGTCCACCGTGCCCGGATCTTGGCAACCATGCATCAGCCTTTCAAACCCTGCCTGACTGACGCCCAACCACCCGGACCAGACGTGTTTATCAGTTACAGAAGGACTACTGGGTCTCAACTGGCCAG cctgttgAAGGTGCACCTTCAGGTGAGAGGATTCAGCGTCTTTATTGACGTTGAGAAACTGGAGGCAGGCAAATTTGAGGACAAGCTTATTCAGAGTGTGCAGCGGGCACGTAACTTCATCTTGGTGCTATCTGCCAACGCCCTTGACAAATGCATCGGTGACACAGGCATGAAGGACTGGGTGCACAAG GAGATTGTCACTGCCCTGGGAGGAAAAAAGAACATAGTTCCTGTTACAGATAACTTTGTGTGGCCTGACCCCAACTGTCTGCCTGAGGACATGAGAACCATTCTCAACTTTAATGGCATCAA GTGGTCTCACGAGTACCAGGAAGCCACCATTGAGAAGATCCTGCGCTTTCTTAAAGGCAACACCAATCAAAACCAGATCGACTGCCCCGAGAGCTCAAAGGGGTCCAAGCAAAAGTAG
- the sarm1 gene encoding NAD(+) hydrolase SARM1 isoform X2, protein MPVLVPPPEIRDYVARMGLGVILNLTREQKDAQLARSVSGILEHMFKHTEETSVQLIANGGLDALLFWCRGTDPTVLRHCAVALANCAMYGGHRCQRLMIEKQAAEWLFPLAFSKEDELIRFHSCLAVAVLAANREIEKEVVKSGTLELVEPFIASLDPDEFARSLLDSEHSMQGRTAADLQQLLPLLDGTRLEGKCIAAFYLCVETSIKSRQRNTKIFQEIGAVQSLKRIVMYSSNGTACALAKRALSAMDEDVPRRILSSVPNWKSGEVQTWLQQVGFSAYSDRFQELQVDGDLLLNITDQDLSADLGMTTGLTRKRFLRDLRVLKTYANYSTCDPNNMADWLAEVDPRFRQYTYGLVQSGVDRNSLLHLTDQQLSSDCHIENGVHRARILATMHQPFKPCLTDAQPPGPDVFISYRRTTGSQLASLLKVHLQVRGFSVFIDVEKLEAGKFEDKLIQSVQRARNFILVLSANALDKCIGDTGMKDWVHKEIVTALGGKKNIVPVTDNFVWPDPNCLPEDMRTILNFNGIKWSHEYQEATIEKILRFLKGNTNQNQIDCPESSKGSKQK, encoded by the exons ATGCCTGTGTTAGTACCTCCTCCTGAAATAAG AGATTATGTGGCAAGAATGGGCCTTGGGGTCATTCTCAACCTGACACGAGAACAGAAGGATGCTCAGCTCGCTCGCAGTGTGTCCGGGATCCTTGAGCACATGTTCAAACACACGGAGGAGACGTCAGTTCAGCTCATCGCCAACGGTGGTCTGGACGCACTTCTGTTCTGGTGCCGAGGCACTGACCCCACTGTGCTTCGCCACTGCGCCGTGGCCCTCGCCAACTGTGCCATGTACGGCGGCCACCGCTGCCAGCGGTTGATGATAGAGAAACAGGCTGCGGAGTGGCTTTTCCCTTTAGCCTTTTCCAAAGAGGATGAGCTTATTCGTTTCCATTCGTGCTTGGCCGTCGCCGTGCTAGCAGCTAACCGGGAAATTGAGAAAGAGGTTGTTAAGTCTGGGACTTTGGAGTTGGTGGAGCCGTTTATCGCATCGTTGGACCCGGATGAGTTTGCCCGCAGCTTGCTGGACAGCGAGCACAGCATGCAGGGACGCACCGCGGCAGACCTGCAGCAGCTCCTGCCCCTGCTGGATGGGACCAGGCTGGAGGGGAAGTGCATAGCTGCCTTCTATCTGTGTGTCGAGACCAGCATCAAGTCACGCCAGCGCAACACCAAG atatTCCAGGAGATTGGTGCGGTCCAGAGCCTGAAGAGGATTGTCATGTATTCTAGTAACGGGACAGCCTGTGCCCTGGCCAAGCGGGCCCTGTCTGCGATGGATGAGGATGTGCCGAGGCGTATCCTGTCATCCGTTCCTAACTGGAAGAGTGGGGAGGTGCAAACCTGGCTCCAGCAAGTTGGCTTTAGTGCCTATAGTGACCGCTTCCAG GAGCTACAAGTGGATGGAGACCTATTGTTGAATATCACAGACCAGGATCTGAGTGCTGACTTGGGCATGACCACAGGACTCACACGCAAGAG GTTCCTCAGAGACTTGCGCGTGCTGAAGACCTACGCCAACTACTCCACATGTGACCCCAACAACATGGCCGACTGGCTTGCGGAAGTGGACCCACGCTTCCGCCAGTACACCTACGGCCTGGTGCAGTCGGGCGTTGACCGCaacagcctcctccacctcaccgACCAGCAGCTCTCTTCTGACTGTCACATAGAGAACGGTGTCCACCGTGCCCGGATCTTGGCAACCATGCATCAGCCTTTCAAACCCTGCCTGACTGACGCCCAACCACCCGGACCAGACGTGTTTATCAGTTACAGAAGGACTACTGGGTCTCAACTGGCCAG cctgttgAAGGTGCACCTTCAGGTGAGAGGATTCAGCGTCTTTATTGACGTTGAGAAACTGGAGGCAGGCAAATTTGAGGACAAGCTTATTCAGAGTGTGCAGCGGGCACGTAACTTCATCTTGGTGCTATCTGCCAACGCCCTTGACAAATGCATCGGTGACACAGGCATGAAGGACTGGGTGCACAAG GAGATTGTCACTGCCCTGGGAGGAAAAAAGAACATAGTTCCTGTTACAGATAACTTTGTGTGGCCTGACCCCAACTGTCTGCCTGAGGACATGAGAACCATTCTCAACTTTAATGGCATCAA GTGGTCTCACGAGTACCAGGAAGCCACCATTGAGAAGATCCTGCGCTTTCTTAAAGGCAACACCAATCAAAACCAGATCGACTGCCCCGAGAGCTCAAAGGGGTCCAAGCAAAAGTAG